One Ahaetulla prasina isolate Xishuangbanna chromosome 1, ASM2864084v1, whole genome shotgun sequence DNA window includes the following coding sequences:
- the LRRC10B gene encoding leucine-rich repeat-containing protein 10B, which yields MGSGGSSGREERLPSVAEEQLSGGDQMLELSGRHLRKLPTPVCALSTLQKLYISGTGITELPDEIGGLQELRILALDFNKLEEVPETLCRLPHLTRLYLGSNRLFGLPAEFCQLKTLRCLWIESNYLYHFPQVLLQMPELQSLQMGDNRLKTLPSGLPRMKGLRGLWLYGNRFEEFPNPLLRMSQLHILDVDRNKLTEFPDLSHLRRLRLFSYDHNPVEAPPSVADTVFVVGEGAQEFMEAREERLQALRQQKAEEQEENESEVLQPNMKNDSTVLEEEGSFSALECSPEET from the coding sequence ATGGGCAGTGGTGGTTCCTCAGGCAGGGAGGAGCGGCTGCCATCAGTGGCTGAAGAACAGCTGAGTGGAGGGGATCAGATGCTAGAGCTCTCTGGGCGCCACCTGAGGAAGCTGCCGACGCCGGTGTGTGCCCTGAGCACTCTGCAGAAGCTCTACATCAGTGGCACGGGGATCACAGAGCTGCCTGACGAGATTGGGGGGCTACAAGAGCTGCGCATTCTGGCCCTGGACTTTAACAAGCTGGAGGAAGTGCCTGAAACCTTGTGCCGCCTTCCCCACTTGACTCGGCTCTATCTGGGCAGCAACCGCCTCTTTGGCCTCCCTGCGGAATTCTGTCAGCTCAAGACTCTCCGTTGCTTGTGGATTGAGAGCAATTATTTGTACCACTTTCCCCAGGTTCTCCTCCAGATGCCCGAACTGCAATCCTTGCAAATGGGAGACAACCGTCTCAAAACCTTACCAAGTGGCCTGCCACGCATGAAGGGTCTTCGAGGACTTTGGTTGTATGGAAACCGTTTTGAGGAGTTTCCAAATCCTTTGCTTCGCATGAGTCAGCTTCACATTCTTGATGTTGACCGTAACAAGCTGACTGAATTCCCTGACTTGAGTCACCTGCGGAGGCTACGGCTTTTCTCCTATGACCATAATCCAGTTGAAGCACCACCCAGTGTGGCTGACACTGTCTTTGTAGTGGGTGAGGGAGCACAGGAATTCATGGAGGCTAGGGAAGAACGTCTCCAGGCTCTTCGACAGCAGAAAGCAGAAGAGCAGGAAGAGAATGAATCTGAAGTTCTACAACCCAATATGAAAAATGATTCTACTGTATTGGAGGAAGAGGGCAGCTTTTCTGCTCTGGAATGCTCTCCTGAGGAGACATGA